The Anaerotignum propionicum DSM 1682 sequence TGGGCAAAAAATATTAGACAGAAATCAATTCTTGTTGACAGGGGCTTTTTTAGCACCACACTTTGCCTAGATAGTGTAAGCGATAGGCATTATGCAAATCGAAAAGGCACGGTACTTTTAGAAATTTATGTGCCCAAGGATACTGCTTGTGTTTACTTAGATTTAATATCAGATATGGATGAGAATGAACTTCTTTTTCCGCCGAATACAAAAATACGTGTAATTCGTAAAGAATTGTTCAAGGGGCGTATTATTTGTAAGATGGAATCAACTTAATGGATACGCATTTAAAGTAAATTTGACGATAAAAAGCTGAAAACAAGGTTTTATTATTTATGATGAAAGAGAGGCTACAATATGTTTGTTGTAGATAAAGAGAAAAACCAAGCATTACCTCTTTGTAAAAAAACATTTTCCGAGTTGAATTTTACTGAAAGAAATCATCTTCAAGAATGGATTGATCAGGACACTTCAATTTTGGGGGAGAATTTACTTATCATACAAAAAGAATTTAATGGATTCTCAGATACATTGGAGCGTTTAGATTTGCTGGCGTTAGATGAGTCTGGGCGATTAGTAGTGATTGAAAACAAACTGGATGATTCGGGTAAGGATGTAGTATGGCAGGCTTTAAAATATGTTTCCTACTGCGCCAGTCTTTCCAAAAGTGAAATACGTGAAATTTTTCAAAAATACCTTGATCGCTACAAAGATGCTGGAGATGCGGGAGCATTAATTGCAGAATTTTATAAATGTTCCGATTTTGGCGAGGTAAAGATCAACACTAGTGATAGCGATCAGCGTGTCATTTTGGTGGCAGCAAACTTTCGAAAAGAAGTAACTTCTACCGTTTTGTGGCTTCAAAGCCATAATGTCGATGTTAAATGTATTCGTGTAACTCCTTACCAAATGGGTCAACAAATTTTCTTAGATACTGAACAAATCCTTCCGCCTCCTAGTACAGAAGAATACCAAATTCGACTCGGAATTAAAAAGCAAGAAGAAAATATTGCTCGGGAAGAAGCAACAGAACGACACCATTTACGCTATTCATTTTGGTCCAATGCTATTCCCCAGTTAGTGTCTAAAACAGGGCTGTATCAAAATGTGTCTGCAACAAAAGATAATTGGATCAATGGTGCCAGCGGACATACAGGAATCGGCTTTAACTCTATCATATTATTAGATGGTGCGAGAGCAGAAATTTATATAGGTAGATCTTCAAAGGAAGAAAATAAAAAAATCTATCAAGCTCTATATCTACAAAAAGATAAACTGGAGTCTGAATATGGTAAACGATTAAAGTGGGATGAATATGAAAATAAAACAACTTCCAAAATTTCTATTTCCATGGATGGTGTTAGTTTAGCAAATCAAGAAGACTGGCCGAAGATGATAGATTTTATTGCTGAGAATATATCAACACTAGTTAAAGTTTTTAAAAAGCCACTTGATGAAGCATATAAAGCACTTGCATATGACGAATAATGAGCAATAGAATATCGATTAACTTTGGTTTGAAGTGTAGCATATTTAAATTTTCGCCTAACGTTTAACCTCTACGAACCATTTTGGTTTTTCATAAAACAAATATTTTTCTTTGCCGTGTATCCGGCATAAATATCGTATCCCTTGGCCGCCTGCTTTTAAACTGGCGGCTCTTCTTTCATCTAAAATTTTATCAATTGAATAAATAGTCCCATCATCCCATTTTAGAGATTTTGGAATCATCTTACCATCAATATTAAATTCAACGACTACCTCAACATAGACTTTATCATAATTATCCAAATGAATCCCCTCTAAAAATTATTTTAAGAAACTTACTGGGTGAATTACGTGATCGGTTTTCGGATCGAGATTAGACAGAACTGGATTCACTAGCATACTTGCTCTTTGAATGCTAAAATGACCAAAACGCCGACGTATATCATCCACCGCAATTTCTAACTTTTCTTTTTTTACCATTATTTCAAATTCACCTAAACAAGACAATTGACGTTGGCTACTTACCGACAGATTACAAGCCCTTACACCAATACTTCTTAATGCGAAGTGAGGTTTATTTGCCTTATAAATAGAGAATGCTTTCTCAAATAGCTCATTTGAGCCGCATGTTGGAAAGAGCAATTTCCCTTGTCGTTCACAAGAAAATAGGTTTTTATCCCTTAGCCAAATTTGAACAGTATTAGCAAAAAATCCACTGTCTCTTAAGCGTTCGGCCACACTTTCACAAAGGATATATAATGTAATTCGTACATCTTCCTCAATTGAAACATCATAGGGTAAGGTTGTGCTATTACCAATACTCTTGATAGCAGGGTAGGAGTTTATTTCTGAAACTTTAGACTGATCCAAACCATTTGAGAATTGCCACAGCATTATACCATTAATACCAAGTTCTTGTTTTAAAAACTTTGGATTGGTAGCGGCTAAATCACCGATTGTATGCACATTTAGTTTTCTTAGTTTAGAAAAGGTTGCACGCCCAACATAAAGTAAATCATTTGCAGGAAGAACCCAAACTTTTTCTTTAAAGTTATCCTTTGTTATGATTGTAGTTGCATCAGGCTTTTTCATATCCGAGCCTAATTTTGCAAAAATCTTATTATAAGATACTCCCACAGATGCAGTAACCCCTAGTTCATCCTTTATTCTCTGGCGGATTTCATTTGATACTCTTTCGCCATCACCAAAAAGTTGTGTACTATTGGAAATATCAAGCCAACATTCATCAAGTCCAAAGCTTTCAACCTGGTTTGTATAATCCGAATAAATTTCCCGAGCCATTTTTGAGTAGTTTAAATATTTGTCGTAAGAAGGTGGTACAAACACGATATCGGGACATTTATCCCTGGCTTGCCATAAAGCATCACCTGTTTTAACTCCATATGCCTTGGCAATATAATTCTTTGCCAAAATAATTCCATGGCGTTTCTCTATATCTCCGGCAACGGCAACAGGCTTATTCCTGATTGCAGGATTGTAAAGACATTCAACTGAAGCATAGAAATTATTTAAATCTGAGTGCAAAATTATTCTATCCATAGTCACCACCACAAAAGAAGATTTGTTCTGTTTTGGATTATAAAACAAATATATGTTCTTATCAAGTGGAAATAATATCAAATATACATTCTGTCAGAATTGATTTGCTTAAATAGTCAACACTATATATGAGGTGTTTTACATGTGTGGACGTTATGAGATGTTTATTAGTCCTGAAAATAGGGAAATGATGCGTATTGTGGAAGACATAGAGAATAAATATGGTGCAAAAAATAATATGAGAACAGGTGAAATTTTTCCTACAAATGTTGTCCCTATACTTTCGTGTGATAGTAGTAATATCATGCCAGAATTATCAATTTGGGGTTTCCCCAAATTTCATAGTAAAGGAGTGATTATCAATTCAAGAGCAGAAACAGCAATTGATAAACCTACATTTAGAAAGAACCTTTTAGAAAGAAGATGCGTAATACCATCAACAGGATTTTACGAATGGAAACAAGATGTTTCAAAAAAGAAGTATAAATTTAATTTAGCGGATAGTGAAAATCTTTATATGGCTGGAATTTGGAATGAGTTTAAGAATGAAAAGAGATTTGTAATTTTAACAACAGCAGCTAACAATTCAATGGTAGATATTCATAACAGGATGCCTATTGTTTTACAGAAAGAAAAGATTGAGGATTGGATAATAGACACAGATTACGCAATGATGTTATTGAATGAAGAGCAACCTGTATTGGAGAGAATTGAGGTGTAAAAAGCATGTTAAAACGGAATAAACGACTGCCTGAGAAGCCTTGATTTTTGGGCAGTCGTTTTTCTTTCTAGTGTATCTATGTCCCACTGAATTGGATAATAGGAATTGGCGAAAGATGTTTCAATTACAGTATTGTTGTATTCACCAAAAGGGGGACGGAATAAGTTCATTTCAATTCCCGTTAAATCCTTTACTGCTTTATGGCAGTCAGCCAGCTCCTTGGCT is a genomic window containing:
- a CDS encoding DUF4268 domain-containing protein, which translates into the protein MFVVDKEKNQALPLCKKTFSELNFTERNHLQEWIDQDTSILGENLLIIQKEFNGFSDTLERLDLLALDESGRLVVIENKLDDSGKDVVWQALKYVSYCASLSKSEIREIFQKYLDRYKDAGDAGALIAEFYKCSDFGEVKINTSDSDQRVILVAANFRKEVTSTVLWLQSHNVDVKCIRVTPYQMGQQIFLDTEQILPPPSTEEYQIRLGIKKQEENIAREEATERHHLRYSFWSNAIPQLVSKTGLYQNVSATKDNWINGASGHTGIGFNSIILLDGARAEIYIGRSSKEENKKIYQALYLQKDKLESEYGKRLKWDEYENKTTSKISISMDGVSLANQEDWPKMIDFIAENISTLVKVFKKPLDEAYKALAYDE
- a CDS encoding DNA polymerase Y family protein: MDRIILHSDLNNFYASVECLYNPAIRNKPVAVAGDIEKRHGIILAKNYIAKAYGVKTGDALWQARDKCPDIVFVPPSYDKYLNYSKMAREIYSDYTNQVESFGLDECWLDISNSTQLFGDGERVSNEIRQRIKDELGVTASVGVSYNKIFAKLGSDMKKPDATTIITKDNFKEKVWVLPANDLLYVGRATFSKLRKLNVHTIGDLAATNPKFLKQELGINGIMLWQFSNGLDQSKVSEINSYPAIKSIGNSTTLPYDVSIEEDVRITLYILCESVAERLRDSGFFANTVQIWLRDKNLFSCERQGKLLFPTCGSNELFEKAFSIYKANKPHFALRSIGVRACNLSVSSQRQLSCLGEFEIMVKKEKLEIAVDDIRRRFGHFSIQRASMLVNPVLSNLDPKTDHVIHPVSFLK
- a CDS encoding SOS response-associated peptidase, with the translated sequence MCGRYEMFISPENREMMRIVEDIENKYGAKNNMRTGEIFPTNVVPILSCDSSNIMPELSIWGFPKFHSKGVIINSRAETAIDKPTFRKNLLERRCVIPSTGFYEWKQDVSKKKYKFNLADSENLYMAGIWNEFKNEKRFVILTTAANNSMVDIHNRMPIVLQKEKIEDWIIDTDYAMMLLNEEQPVLERIEV